GAAAAACCATTCATGTTGGAAGCATGGAAGTAAGAGCATATTTTTAAAAACAACAAACTACTATTATTAAATTTAAATTCTGCCATGATTCTCGTGCTAAAAATGTAAATTTAAAGGTTAAACTAATTTTAAATTTATGGTAGAACAGATAAAAATTGTGGTTAGCGATTTAGATGGCACTCTATTACCCTCGTTGGGAGAAATAAGTGATAGAAATTACAAATGCCTGGAACAATTAAAAGAATCGAATATCATAAGAGTTATCGCAACAGGAAGAAACCTGTATTCTGCCATGGCTGTTTTACCTGATGATTTCCCTATTGATTACCTTATTTTTTCATCGGGAGCAGGAATTATGCAATGGAACACAAAAGAATTAATTTACTCGCAACAAATTGAAGCTGAAGAGGTACATGAGTTATCACAAATTTTGATAGATCATGAAATTGACTTTATGATTCTTGACCCGATACCAATGAATCATCAGTTTTGGTATTACCAAAGCGGACATAAAAATGCCGACTTTGACAGAAGACTAAATCTCTACAAACAATTTGCAACACCTATTGGAAAAATTGAAGACACAAAAAGAGATGCATGTCAGTTATTGGCAATTTTACCCAATAAAGAAGATTGGTTTGAAGAGTTAAAAGCCAAGTTCGATGATATAAAAATTATTCGTGCAACATCGCCTTTGGATCATGAATCGATATGGATGGAAATTTTTCCTCTGCACATTTCAAAGGGACATGGTTGCCAGTGGCTATGTAATAAAATTGGAATTAAGCCAGAACATTCGTTTGTAATTGGTAACGACTATAACGATATAGACCTACTGGAATGGGGCAAGTATAGCTATGTTGTTGAAAATGCACCAAAACATTTAAAAGAAAAATATAAAACCACCAAAAGTGTAATTGAGGATGGTTTTGCTTTGGCAATAGAACAAACTTTACAAAGCATAGCCTGCGAACAGCTAAGCATT
This genomic interval from uncultured Marinifilum sp. contains the following:
- a CDS encoding HAD family hydrolase: MVEQIKIVVSDLDGTLLPSLGEISDRNYKCLEQLKESNIIRVIATGRNLYSAMAVLPDDFPIDYLIFSSGAGIMQWNTKELIYSQQIEAEEVHELSQILIDHEIDFMILDPIPMNHQFWYYQSGHKNADFDRRLNLYKQFATPIGKIEDTKRDACQLLAILPNKEDWFEELKAKFDDIKIIRATSPLDHESIWMEIFPLHISKGHGCQWLCNKIGIKPEHSFVIGNDYNDIDLLEWGKYSYVVENAPKHLKEKYKTTKSVIEDGFALAIEQTLQSIACEQLSIKK